From a region of the Bacillus oleivorans genome:
- the ccpA gene encoding catabolite control protein A, with the protein MNVTIYDVAREANVSMATVSRVVNGNPNVKPTTRKKVLEVIERLGYRPNAVARGLASKKTTTVGVIIPDISSIFYAELARGIEDIATMYKYNILLSNSDQNPEKEIHLFQTMLGKQVDGMVFMSGNVTEEHVKEFESASVPIVLAGSIEEQGKIPSVNIDYEQATYDAVNSFIESGHKHIAFIVGPLNEPINSVKKLNGYKRALQDAGIEFNEEYVVEGDYSYDSGLEATDRLFDMDTPPTAIFVGSDEMALAVIHRGKDRGIVVPDELEVISSDNTRLTQMVRPQLTTIVQPLYDIGAVAMRLLTKLMNKESVDEHTVILPHRIEKRQSSK; encoded by the coding sequence AGAAAAAAAGTGTTGGAAGTAATAGAACGACTTGGCTATCGTCCAAATGCAGTTGCACGAGGATTAGCCAGTAAAAAAACAACGACAGTCGGTGTTATTATTCCTGATATCTCCAGTATTTTCTATGCCGAGCTAGCTAGAGGTATTGAAGATATTGCAACTATGTATAAATACAATATATTATTAAGTAACTCGGACCAGAATCCGGAAAAAGAAATCCATTTATTTCAGACGATGCTTGGCAAGCAAGTAGACGGAATGGTATTTATGAGCGGAAACGTGACAGAAGAGCATGTAAAAGAATTTGAGTCGGCCTCTGTTCCGATTGTATTAGCCGGATCTATTGAAGAACAAGGAAAAATTCCGTCTGTTAATATCGATTACGAGCAGGCTACATATGACGCCGTTAACAGTTTTATTGAAAGCGGACATAAGCATATTGCCTTTATTGTAGGACCGCTAAATGAACCGATCAATTCAGTGAAAAAATTAAATGGATATAAAAGAGCCCTTCAGGATGCGGGTATTGAATTCAATGAAGAATATGTAGTCGAAGGGGATTATTCCTATGACTCTGGTCTAGAGGCAACCGACCGGCTTTTTGATATGGACACACCGCCTACTGCTATTTTTGTCGGTTCAGATGAGATGGCATTGGCTGTTATTCATAGAGGAAAGGACCGTGGAATTGTTGTTCCAGACGAGCTTGAAGTAATTAGCTCCGATAATACAAGACTCACCCAAATGGTGCGGCCACAATTAACAACCATTGTACAGCCTCTTTATGATATCGGAGCGGTTGCGATGCGCCTATTAACTAAGCTCATGAATAAAGAATCCGTGGACGAGCATACGGTAATTCTCCCGCATCGAATTGAAAAACGGCAATCAAGTAAATAG
- a CDS encoding acetoin utilization protein AcuC, producing the protein MSKESLFIFSDKLLQYKFGGQHPFNQFRLTLTVDLLKSLGAIDESHIMEPRIATEDELQLIHSSSYINAVKLAGLGQIDTEKAGAYGLGTEDTPIFPNMHEASSYIVGGTLTAVEAVMSSSYKHALHLGGGLHHGFKGKASGFCIYNDCSVAIQHIVNKYGAKVLYIDTDAHHGDGVQWAFYEEPSVCTLSIHETGRYLFPGTGDVMERGQGKGYQTAFNIPIDAFTEDESWLEVYETAVREVVDYFKPDVIITQNGVDAHFHDPLTHLCGTMDIYKKIPQLAHELAHQYCQGRWIAVGGGGYDIWRVVPRAWSLLWLEMTDQLEKVNSANLPAEWITKWQEKAPVPLPALWTDSRDMYTPIPRKAEITEKNRRTLEKVLYPIR; encoded by the coding sequence CGGTTAACCCTAACTGTCGATCTATTAAAAAGTCTGGGTGCCATTGATGAATCTCACATTATGGAACCGAGAATAGCAACTGAAGATGAATTGCAGTTAATCCATTCTTCTTCGTATATAAACGCGGTAAAATTAGCCGGTTTAGGCCAGATTGATACTGAAAAGGCCGGCGCCTATGGATTAGGAACCGAAGATACCCCAATTTTTCCTAATATGCATGAAGCGAGCTCTTACATTGTAGGCGGAACCCTTACAGCAGTCGAAGCGGTGATGAGCAGTTCATATAAACATGCACTTCACTTAGGCGGGGGCTTGCACCATGGTTTTAAAGGCAAAGCTTCAGGATTTTGCATTTACAATGATTGTTCCGTAGCGATTCAGCATATTGTGAACAAATATGGAGCAAAAGTACTGTATATTGATACGGATGCACATCACGGTGACGGTGTACAATGGGCCTTTTATGAAGAGCCTTCTGTTTGTACATTATCCATTCACGAAACTGGACGATACTTGTTTCCCGGTACAGGAGATGTCATGGAAAGAGGACAGGGGAAAGGATATCAAACCGCCTTTAATATCCCGATTGACGCCTTTACTGAAGATGAATCCTGGCTAGAGGTATATGAAACAGCTGTAAGAGAAGTAGTAGATTATTTTAAACCTGATGTGATCATAACTCAAAATGGAGTGGATGCTCATTTCCATGACCCGTTAACTCACCTTTGCGGAACGATGGATATATACAAAAAAATCCCGCAATTAGCACATGAACTGGCACACCAGTATTGTCAAGGGAGATGGATTGCGGTCGGGGGTGGCGGATATGACATCTGGCGTGTCGTCCCTAGAGCATGGTCCCTTCTCTGGCTTGAAATGACTGACCAGCTTGAAAAGGTAAATTCAGCTAATCTTCCAGCTGAATGGATCACAAAATGGCAAGAGAAGGCTCCTGTTCCTTTACCAGCATTATGGACGGACTCACGGGATATGTACACACCTATTCCAAGGAAAGCCGAGATTACCGAAAAAAATAGAAGGACATTGGAAAAGGTACTGTATCCGATTCGATAG